The DNA sequence cacatgaatttccTGCAATTGGACGAGGATATGCTAGCTAGCggttcggcttctatccatttggtgtagtagtcaattgcgactatgaggtacttgacttgccccgggCCGACTGGGAAGGGTCCTAAGAGGTCGACTCCCCATTGAGAGAATGGCCGGGAGGTCGTTAGCAGGCTTAGCTCGGAGGCCGGCGCCCtggcaaagttggcgttctgCTGGCACTTTACGCATTTTTTCACAAACTCTTTGGAGTCCGCCATCATCGACGGCCAATAGTATCCGGCTCGGATTAGTTTCCTCGCTAGGGCCTTGCCTCCGATGTGGTGCCCACAGCAGCCCTCAtggacttccctgaggacgtaGTCCGTTTGGTCGGGATGTAGGCACTTAAGTAGGGGTTGGTTGAGCCCTTTCCTGAACAGCTGTCCTTGGATGACGGCGTATTTGGCCGCTTCTCTTCTCAATTTCGCCGCATCCTTTTGGCCAATAGGGAGTTTGCCGTGTTCTAGGAAGTCGAtgatggggtctagccatgaAGAACCTAGGCTTGTCACGTGCAGTGTGATTGCGGGTTCTCTCGTCATGCCTTGAATGAGAGACCGGTTCCCTTCTCCCGGCTTTGTGCTAGCTAACTTCGACAGGAGGtctgcccgtgtgttcctttctctaGGTACGTGGTGGACCGTGACCTCTTCAAActtttggctcaagcttttaACCTTTTCCAGGTACTTCTGAAGCAAggggtctttggcttggtagctacCGTTTACTTGGGAAGTGACGACTTGGGAGTCACTGCATATTTCCAGTCTCCTCGCGCCGACTTCTGCCGCTAGGGTCAAGCCTCCTATaagggcttcatattctgcctggttgttcgaGATGGGAAACTCGAACCTGACCGACTGTTCGTATACAACCCCGACCGGGCTTTCCAGGATGATCCCGGCACCTCCAAaggtctggttggaggctccgtccacatggagcttccaccgtgtaccCACGTCTTCGTTTGGGTCTCCTGTTACTTCAACTAAGAAATCCGCCATGGCCTGCGCCTTAATGGCCTGCCGGAGTTCGTATCGTATGTCGTATTGGGAGAGCtcgatggaccaagtcatcattcttcccgccaGATCGGGTTTTTGGAGGACTTGCCGGATCCCCTGGTCCGTTCTGACGACAACTTGGTGACTTTGGAAATACTGTTTAAGCCTCCTCGAGGAAGTTAGGAGTgccaaggctagcttttccaacttgctaTATCTTAATTCCGCCCCTTGCAAGGCTCTGCTTACGAAATAGACTGGCTGTTGAGCTTTCCCGTCCTCCCGTACCAGAACTGCGGCCAGGGCTTCGCTTGTTATAGCGAGGTATAGGTATAGTGGTTCCCCGTCCTTTGGCTTCCCGAGAACGGGGGGTGCCGCCAGGATTTCCTTGAAATGTTGAAAAGCTTCTTCACACGCGGGTGTCCACTCAAAcgccatccctttcttcatgaggttaaaGAATGGCAGGGCCTTTGTTGCCGAAGCTCCGAGAAATCGGGACAGTGAGGTCAGCCTTCCTGCCAGCCTCTGGACGTCCTTGATGCAACCCGGGCTCTTCATCTGGAGTATTGCctggcatttctccgggttagcttctacccctctctgagttatcataAATCCCAGGAACCTGCCGGCTTCCATGGCAAAGGCGCACTTGAGGGGGTTCAGCCTCATACCGTGTTGACGGAGGGACGCAAATACGCTTGCCAGGTCGTTCAAGAGGTCGTCAGGTCGTGTTGTTTTTGCcaggatgtcgtccacgtaaACTTCAACTGTTTTCCCTATGAGGTCGTGGAATAtcctgttcatcagcctttgatatgtcGCCCCCGCATTTTTCAAGCCGAATGGCATTACCTTGTAGCAGAAAGTTCCTcctggcgttatgaacgccgtcttgtcttcgtcgggacggtgcatcggtatctgattgtaaccggagtaggcgtccatgaaactTAGATATCGGTATCCCGCCGCGGCGTCGACGAGTGCATCTATGTTGGGGAGGGGGAAGcaatctttggggcatgctttgttaaggtcggaatagtccacgcacattctccacttgccGTTGTGTTTTCTCACCAATACCACATTCGAGAGCCATGTCGAGTAGTCCACTTCACGTATGaagcctgcttctaggaggctggCCGTTTGCTTGGCTACCTCCTCTGCTCTTTCCGCCGACATCTTTCTCCTCCGTTGAGCCACTGGTCGTGCTTCCGCCTTGACGGCTAGATGATGCGAGATGATTTTTggatctatgcccggcatgtcggctggtGTCCAGGCGAACAAGTCCCTGTTGGCTCTTATCATTTCAATCAAAGGCTCCTTCAGCTCATGTGGGAGGTTCTTGTTAACGAATGTGAACTTTTCCTCTTCGTCACCGATTCTGAACTTCTCCAGGTCCCCTTCTGGCTCTGGCCTCGGCTTGTCCTCTATTCTGGCATCAAGGTCGGCTAGGAACACGCCGGATGCTTCCTTGGACTTCTTTCTCAGGGaaaggctggcgttgtcacaaGCGACCGCCGTCTCGAGGTCTCCTCTTATGGTCCCTATGGATCCATCATCGGTAACGAACTTCATAATAGCAGCTTGGTGTTGATTATGGCTTCAAAATCATTGATTGtttttcttcccaagatgatgttgtaggctGTGGAATCTCGGAGAATTACGAACTCGGCCATCGCCGATCTTCGGCCTTGTATCTGCCCCACCGAGATTGGTAGGGAAATGACTCCGTCtggtttgatgaagtggtcgcctaACCCGATAACCCCGTGCTGGTGAGACATCAGGTCGGCGTCCTTTAGCCCTAGCGCGTCGAAcacgttgcggaacatgatgtttgaatcagctcctgtgtcgacaaggatccgtttgacgaggccggttcccactctggccgtTATGACCATGGGAGGGTTTTCCGGGGCGTCGCTGAACCATTGGTCTTCCGGGCCGAAGGAAATGGATGGAGGTTTTTTGGAGTTCTGCACCGGCGGGGATGAGATCGCCAGAACCTTGGCGTCTTTCTTGTGTGCCGACCGTGATTTTGGTGCAGCGTTTTTTGCCGTTACCACGTTTATCACAGTGA is a window from the Arachis stenosperma cultivar V10309 chromosome 3, arast.V10309.gnm1.PFL2, whole genome shotgun sequence genome containing:
- the LOC130967159 gene encoding uncharacterized protein LOC130967159, with the protein product MPFGLKNAGATYQRLMNRIFHDLIGKTVEVYVDDILAKTTRPDDLLNDLASVFASLRQHGMRLNPLKCAFAMEAGRFLGFMITQRGVEANPEKCQAILQMKSPGCIKDVQRLAGRLTSLSRFLGASATKALPFFNLMKKGMAFEWTPACEEAFQHFKEILAAPPVLGKPKDGEPLYLYLAITSEALAAVLVREDGKAQQPVYFVSRALQGAELRYSKLEKLALALLTSSRRLKQYFQSHQVVVRTDQGIRQVLQKPDLAGRMMTWSIELSQYDIRYELRQAIKAQAMADFLVEVTGDPNEDVGTRWKLHVDGASNQTFGGAGIILESPVGVVYEQSVRFEFPISNNQAEYEALIGGLTLAAEVGARRLEICSDSQVVTSQVNGSYQAKDPLLQKYLEKVKSLSQKFEEVTVHHVPRERNTRADLLSKLASTKPGEGNRSLIQGMTREPAITLHVTSLGSSWLDPIIDFLEHGKLPIGQKDAAKLRREAAKYAVIQGQLFRKGLNQPLLKCLHPDQTDYVLREVHEGCCGHHIGGKALARKLIRAGYYWPSMMADSKEFVKKCVKCQQNANFARAPASELSLLTTSRPFSQWGVDLLGPFPVGPGQVKKFMWRQVITRFGIPEVVISDNGTQFTDKKFTEFLNGLGIKQRFSSVEHPQTNGQVESANKVILSGLKKRLDNKKGAWADELASFLWSYRTTEQSSTKETPFRLTYGVDAVIPIEIGEPSPRLLLKGVEETVEKDLIDEAREMAHLTETALKQRMALRYNTKVLKREFEPNDLVLRRNDIGPPTPGEGKLADNWEGPYRIRKVMGKGAFKLERLDGKGVPRTWNADNLKRFYS